A region from the Lentimonas sp. CC4 genome encodes:
- a CDS encoding glycosyltransferase family 4 protein: MSLPRLLILDDNPDFGGHQVMAAYAMEGIVASGEWDVLTLLHPENQKNRERLETIQSSHPDVDFQIDHASTRSRKFQALRRYTEGAALRGLAEQIAAFKPDLILVIQGNIEQCCSMFRLQGHLPCPLVSYIPVPHRHAEMGAKLGALRDFTCRGLYAVPDGFITISKTLGDMLVAYGAKGRIQIVENGIPLEPFEDLPTKSVARAQFTLPSEAFIWGQIGRIEFKQKGQDCALDLFLERSQQHPDEHLVFLGSGPDEEALKALSAPHSNVHCLPWTNEPSALYAAIDALIMPSRYEGVPLAMLEALANGIPVAATDRDGMCDWLPAEWRFPYRDLTVGLQAMDAIRHADAKQMNTLKARVWSGHRVVDFQKQFNEALAAWL; this comes from the coding sequence ATGAGCCTACCACGCCTACTTATTCTCGACGATAACCCTGACTTTGGTGGTCACCAAGTGATGGCTGCGTATGCCATGGAGGGGATCGTCGCTTCAGGTGAATGGGATGTGCTGACCTTATTGCACCCTGAGAATCAGAAGAATCGCGAACGACTGGAAACCATTCAATCGAGTCACCCTGATGTCGACTTCCAGATTGATCATGCATCGACCCGTAGCCGTAAATTTCAAGCACTGCGTCGCTATACCGAAGGTGCCGCTTTGCGCGGATTGGCTGAGCAAATCGCGGCCTTTAAGCCTGATCTCATCTTAGTGATTCAAGGAAATATAGAGCAGTGTTGCTCCATGTTTCGCTTACAAGGGCACCTTCCATGCCCGCTAGTGAGTTATATTCCCGTGCCACATCGCCATGCTGAAATGGGGGCGAAACTAGGAGCCTTGCGTGACTTTACATGTCGCGGCCTTTATGCGGTGCCCGATGGTTTTATCACGATTTCTAAAACACTCGGTGATATGTTGGTCGCCTATGGTGCCAAAGGGCGCATTCAGATTGTCGAGAATGGGATACCACTGGAACCCTTCGAGGATTTGCCGACTAAATCAGTTGCACGTGCGCAGTTTACCCTACCTTCAGAGGCTTTCATATGGGGCCAGATTGGTCGAATTGAGTTTAAGCAAAAAGGGCAGGACTGCGCCCTTGATTTATTTTTAGAGCGCAGTCAGCAGCATCCAGACGAGCATTTAGTCTTTCTCGGTAGTGGGCCAGATGAGGAGGCCTTGAAAGCTCTATCCGCGCCGCACTCAAACGTGCATTGCCTGCCATGGACGAATGAGCCTTCGGCACTCTATGCTGCGATTGATGCGTTGATCATGCCCTCGCGCTATGAGGGCGTTCCGCTCGCGATGCTGGAGGCCTTGGCCAATGGGATTCCCGTGGCGGCAACCGATAGGGACGGTATGTGTGATTGGTTACCTGCCGAATGGCGTTTTCCATACCGAGACCTCACAGTAGGGCTTCAAGCGATGGATGCGATTCGTCATGCCGATGCCAAGCAGATGAATACACTGAAAGCGCGCGTGTGGTCAGGGCATCGCGTGGTAGACTTTCAGAAGCAGTTTAACGAAGCCTTGGCGGCATGGTTATGA
- a CDS encoding sigma 54-interacting transcriptional regulator, with product MSEINNNFMQRFEAELPGARFATLRKQLVRIAASDHSLLLTGASGTGKSRLAKCVHDCSARRTGEFVEISCASIPAQLLESELFGYRKGAFSGAFKDKKGLFELADGGTLFLDEIGEMPLELQPKILLFLQNRCFFPVGSTETVSVNVRLIAATNQELKEAIHAKQFREDLYFRLNVFEIELPALRERREMIPVLAVKFLAKAMGQGTFPKFSDAALDQLLGYDWPGNIRELRNVMLRVATLIDHDETVLPEHLPVLESTHQEVAVGQQQWAGQTLAEIECEAVRGALLANDGKRATTATQLGVSEKTIYNLIKRYQIEL from the coding sequence ATGAGCGAAATAAATAATAATTTCATGCAGCGATTCGAAGCAGAACTGCCTGGCGCTCGCTTTGCTACATTGCGCAAGCAACTGGTCCGTATCGCAGCGAGTGATCATTCGCTTCTCTTAACAGGTGCTTCTGGCACAGGGAAGAGTCGTTTAGCCAAATGTGTGCATGATTGCAGTGCCCGCAGAACGGGTGAGTTTGTCGAAATTAGTTGTGCAAGTATACCTGCACAGCTCTTGGAGTCAGAACTTTTTGGCTATCGAAAAGGAGCATTTTCGGGAGCTTTTAAGGATAAAAAAGGGCTTTTTGAATTGGCAGATGGTGGCACTTTATTTCTCGACGAGATCGGTGAAATGCCGCTCGAACTACAGCCCAAAATCTTACTTTTTCTACAAAATCGCTGCTTCTTTCCTGTCGGTAGCACCGAGACTGTATCGGTGAATGTGCGCTTGATTGCAGCCACTAATCAGGAGTTGAAGGAGGCCATACACGCGAAACAGTTTCGGGAGGATCTGTATTTTCGCTTAAACGTATTTGAAATTGAACTCCCAGCGCTGCGTGAGCGCCGGGAAATGATTCCGGTGCTGGCGGTTAAATTTCTGGCTAAAGCCATGGGGCAGGGGACTTTTCCGAAGTTTTCAGATGCCGCTCTCGATCAACTGCTAGGGTATGATTGGCCTGGTAATATACGTGAGTTGCGTAATGTCATGCTCCGCGTGGCAACGCTGATAGACCACGACGAAACGGTGTTACCCGAGCATTTGCCTGTCTTAGAGAGCACTCATCAAGAAGTTGCAGTGGGGCAGCAACAGTGGGCAGGGCAAACGTTGGCCGAGATCGAGTGTGAGGCGGTGCGTGGTGCGTTACTTGCGAACGACGGAAAGCGTGCTACCACGGCGACTCAATTGGGCGTCAGCGAAAAAACAATTTATAATTTAATTAAACGTTATCAAATTGAGCTATGA
- a CDS encoding archaeosortase/exosortase family protein: protein MDKPHRSWIATLLLGLMLPAIWFLDLTWWHLSADVVVIIALVPLAWWVALKNPAVEPRVPIETRWGCLAAISLFLGVLLNQMSLMAFGWAGLAVLFCFPESAISKLRLWVLCAGAFPWVLLDLTILSWWFRLSGAAVTGHLFDLFGMDVIVRGTLLEIEGLPISVEAACGGMQLLQVLLSGGVALTLLRFPKRSLFWGMFALLPALAWAANTVRIIIISGWGLAFGAERAAGAFHTWGALLVLVVLLALYHWLALGLEALFNKEGDGYA from the coding sequence ATGGATAAGCCGCACCGCAGTTGGATTGCCACTCTGTTACTAGGCCTGATGCTGCCCGCAATCTGGTTCCTGGACTTAACTTGGTGGCATCTGTCTGCGGATGTGGTGGTGATCATCGCGCTGGTTCCACTGGCATGGTGGGTCGCTTTAAAAAATCCCGCTGTAGAGCCCAGAGTTCCTATTGAGACACGCTGGGGGTGTTTAGCTGCAATCAGTTTATTTTTGGGAGTGCTGCTCAATCAGATGTCTCTAATGGCATTCGGGTGGGCAGGGTTGGCGGTGCTATTTTGTTTTCCAGAGAGTGCGATCTCTAAACTGCGCTTGTGGGTGCTGTGTGCCGGAGCGTTCCCTTGGGTGTTGCTAGATTTAACCATTCTCAGTTGGTGGTTTCGTCTGAGTGGAGCAGCGGTGACTGGTCATCTTTTTGATTTATTTGGAATGGATGTCATCGTGCGTGGCACATTGCTCGAAATAGAAGGGCTACCGATTTCAGTGGAAGCTGCCTGTGGAGGCATGCAATTACTGCAGGTATTACTTAGCGGTGGGGTCGCATTGACGCTCCTACGTTTTCCTAAGCGCTCACTCTTTTGGGGAATGTTTGCTCTCTTACCGGCTCTCGCATGGGCGGCCAACACCGTGCGGATTATTATTATTTCGGGCTGGGGCTTGGCTTTTGGCGCAGAGCGAGCCGCAGGAGCCTTCCATACTTGGGGTGCTTTACTGGTGCTGGTGGTATTATTAGCTTTGTATCACTGGCTAGCCTTGGGCTTAGAAGCACTCTTCAACAAGGAAGGTGACGGATATGCCTAA